Genomic DNA from Carnobacterium divergens DSM 20623:
ACGAGCAGAATGGGAAATTGTCTTTGCATCATAATTAAAAAACAGCCAAATGAACCTTTTAACGATCATTTGGCTGTTTTTATTTTGTACTTTTCCAGTCAATCATAGTACACTAAAATTATCTAACACATTAGAAAGGATTGTGAACACGGTGGAATTCAAAGCATTATTAGAAATGCTGATTTTAGTTTTAAATACCTTATCCATTTTAGTCATTGTTTGGGGTGTATTATTAGCGATGATAGATTTTACTAAAACAATCATCTTCCCTTATTCAAGAAACGATACCGTTTACCGCAATAATGTTATCAAAAATCAATTAGGCTCTTATATTTTATTTGGTTTAGAAATTTTGATTGCTGCAGATATTATTGAATCCATTTTAAACCCAACATTAGATGATATGATTATGTTGGCATCGATTGTTGTCATTCGAACGGTCATTTCCTATTTCTTAACAAAAGAAATTGAATCTAACGAAAAAAATGCTTAGTTTTCAATGTTCCATGTGTAACATGTCCTTTTTTTAAATGATGACAGATAGTTGTCAGCTTTTAAATGCTAAACTAACCTTATCAATTAAAGGGAGTGACAAACACAATGAGCAAATCAATTCATGGGTTGAAAATCAGAACAAATAATCAACAACTCCATCCCATTCTCGACTTATGGAGCCGCGTTCCAAATATGGAACTCAAAGGCGCTATCTATGCTGTTTATTTTAACTATGAGAGTGATTTCACTGGCGATTATGACCTTTTAGTAGGAAATGAAACAGCAAAATTTGAAGAAACCATTCTACTAAATGATGGAAATTATCTAGAAATCCCTGTTAAAACTGCTTCGCCATCAGGCGTCGATGAAGCTTGGCAAAAAATTTGGCGCGATGCAAAGATAAACCAAGTTCGTACCTATCAAACAGATTTTGAATATTATGCTGAGGATGGCAGCATTAAAATTTTCCTTTCTATATAAAACCTAAAAACCGCCATTCATAATTTTTGAATCGTGGTTTTTAGGTTTTTTGAATGCTGAATAACAAAACTAAGAATGATCATTTGTAACAGTATTTGAATAATTTTAATTAATTCAACGTAAAAATTTAAAATGAATAGCGTATATTTTACATGAAAGTAAAAAAATCAGACAAAGCTTAAAAGGAGGAAAAAATGAAAAATAGAAAGTACGTAAGTTTGCTAGTCATAACGCTGGGGGTTGCGTTGGTTGTCGGAGCCGGAGCTATTTTAAAACCTAGTAAAGATGTGGCCAAAACAAAAATAGACACTAAGTTACAAAAAAAGGATGCTTCTCTCAATTTTGAAAAATTAGAAAAAAAGTATGATGCTACGTTGGGCGTTTATGGATTAGATACTGAAACGAATAAAGTAGTCGCTTATAACGAAGATCAACGCTTTGCCTTTGCATCGACCTATAAAGCTTTAGCAGGAGGGTTAGTATTAAATGAATCCTCTTGGGATGAATTAAATCAAACCATTATGATTAAAAAAGAAGATTTAGTCACTTATTCTCCAATCACAGAAAAATATGTAGATATCGGAATGCCCTTAAAAGAATTAATTAGTGCAGCAATTCAATACAGTGATAACACCGCTGGAAATTTCCTCTTTAAACAGCTTGGTGGCCCTAAAGGGTTTCAAACGAAGCTAGCAGAACTGGGCGATTACACCACTGATTCTTCACGCTTTGAGACCGAATTGAATGAAGCTACCCCAGGTGATATCAGAGATACTAGTACACCAAAAGAAATTGCGCTAGACTTAAAAAAATTAGCTATTGATCACAAACTTCCAACAGACAAACTAGAATTTTATAAAAAACAGCTGATAGAAAATACTACTGGAAGTAAGCTAATTCGTGCCGGTATTCCATCAGATGTTATCGTAGGCGATAAATCAGGAGCTGGTTCATACGGGACTCGTAATGATATTGCTGTGTTGTATCCGCCCAATAGAAAGCCTATCGTTTTGGTTATTTTTTCAAATAAAGAACAACAAGAAAGTGACTATAATGATGAATTAATTGCTGAAACGGCTAAAATTGTTAGTGATGATTTCAATTTATAGATAGCTAAAACAGGAACCGCAAAAAAGACAAGCTCTGTTGAATTAATAAATTCAACAGAGCTTGTCTTTTTTTAATTAGCTGAGTAAAGTATTACTTTCCCATTAAATTCATGTGCAATTTCGTTTTTTGTTCCAGTCACCTTTCCTTTGCTTTTAAGATCTAATGTAGCAAAATAAAAAGTAATGGTTTGGTCTTCTTTTAAAATCATTGTAAAATAAAAGATTATTTTTTCTTCATTAGAAACGATAAATACTGGTGAAAATTGAACGGCTTCTATACCGATACCTTCAGCTAAATTTAAAAAATCAAATGTCGTTAATGTCGTTCCCTCCTGCTCCATTCATAAACTCTCCTCTCTCGTTAAAACTAAATTATCTATTCGATTACTTTATCAAGATCTACAAAAACGATTTATTTACAGGTTAATCCTATTCGTCTTTAGTAACTAGTAAATTAAGTTAGACATAAAAAGGCGCATAAACATTGGGTGTGTCCTTCATTCCAATGTTTATGCGTCTTGTAGGAAAATTAAATTATGGGCTGTGGGGGGTTCGAACCCTCGACCCGCTGATTAAGAGTCAGCTGCTCTACCAACTGAGCTAACAGCCCGAAAAAAACTTGTCTTATAAAACTAATTTTAACACCATTTTATCCATTTCGCAAACTTTTTTCTGATAGTTCTATTATTTTATACAATTATCCTATCTCTATTTTTTAATCAAGTTTTTTCTGTTTAAAGCCACTTATTTTTAAATTAGTTCACTAACAATTTCTTTTTTTTCCTTGAAATGGAGTTTTTTTTGCAATGCGTATAAATCGTTTGTTTGGACAATTGACACTCTTCTGAAATCTCATCAATACTTAATGAGGTAAATTGGTAAAGATTTAAGGCCTGATTAATCTTCTCGAATTGAACAGGTCTGCCTAATGTCACTCCTTTTTCTTTAGCTGCTGAAAGACCTGCTAAAATTCGTTCTCGAATCAAATCTGCCTCCATCTCAGCAAAAGCACTCATGATAGTAAACATTAATTTTCCCATTGGTGTTGAAGTATCAATATTGTTTTCAATACTAACAAAGTTGATCTTTTTTTCTTCAAACATCTCCATCAACGTCAATAACTGCT
This window encodes:
- a CDS encoding recombinase family protein, whose product is MAVIGYMRVSTQHQKFDSQQSALEKYGVDKMFQEYESGRKRERSELNKALKILQPGDTFVIFKLDRLARGTKQLLTLMEMFEEKKINFVSIENNIDTSTPMGKLMFTIMSAFAEMEADLIRERILAGLSAAKEKGVTLGRPVQFEKINQALNLYQFTSLSIDEISEECQLSKQTIYTHCKKNSISRKKKKLLVN
- a CDS encoding GyrI-like domain-containing protein; translated protein: MSKSIHGLKIRTNNQQLHPILDLWSRVPNMELKGAIYAVYFNYESDFTGDYDLLVGNETAKFEETILLNDGNYLEIPVKTASPSGVDEAWQKIWRDAKINQVRTYQTDFEYYAEDGSIKIFLSI
- a CDS encoding DUF1622 domain-containing protein, with product MLILVLNTLSILVIVWGVLLAMIDFTKTIIFPYSRNDTVYRNNVIKNQLGSYILFGLEILIAADIIESILNPTLDDMIMLASIVVIRTVISYFLTKEIESNEKNA
- the bla gene encoding class A beta-lactamase; the encoded protein is MKNRKYVSLLVITLGVALVVGAGAILKPSKDVAKTKIDTKLQKKDASLNFEKLEKKYDATLGVYGLDTETNKVVAYNEDQRFAFASTYKALAGGLVLNESSWDELNQTIMIKKEDLVTYSPITEKYVDIGMPLKELISAAIQYSDNTAGNFLFKQLGGPKGFQTKLAELGDYTTDSSRFETELNEATPGDIRDTSTPKEIALDLKKLAIDHKLPTDKLEFYKKQLIENTTGSKLIRAGIPSDVIVGDKSGAGSYGTRNDIAVLYPPNRKPIVLVIFSNKEQQESDYNDELIAETAKIVSDDFNL